A stretch of Gouania willdenowi chromosome 21, fGouWil2.1, whole genome shotgun sequence DNA encodes these proteins:
- the naxd gene encoding ATP-dependent (S)-NAD(P)H-hydrate dehydratase isoform X2: MKSNDNMLQQIQPLALCLITVTLSVIVTLLFFNEKVFERYHSLGSASQRIMDDDILPLVKSVIPPLTSKKHKGQDGRIGIIGGCKDYTGAPYFAAISALKVGADLSHVFCTKDAATVIKSYSPELIVHPVLDSPNAVEEIDKWLPRLHSLVVGPGLGREDVLLRTAKEVIEKCKARDIPIVIDADGLWLVTQQPSVIQGYQKGILTPNFMEFTRLYEALHHESFDSSDYQRSVLQLSAMMGNITLVLKGEQDLITDGSKVYSCSVVGSGRRCGGQGDLLSGSMGVLAHWAHAASTAGIIRGVNPSMVAAFGACALTRQCNSQAFQHHGRSTTTSDMIQEIGLAFKKLFES, from the exons ATGAAAAGCAATGACAACATGCTTCAACAGATTCAGCCGCTCGCCTTGTGCTTGATTACAGTAACGCTATCGGTTATCGTcacgttgttgttttttaacgaGAAAG TGTTTGAACGTTACCACAGTTTAGGATCTGCATCTCAGAGGATAATGGATGATGACATCTTGCCTTTAGTAAAGAGTGTAATCCCTCCACTAACATCCAAAAAGCACAAAGGTCAAGATGGGCGGATTGGAATCATAGGAGGATGCAAAGA CTACACAGGAGCTCCATACTTTGCTGCCATCTCTGCACTAAAAGTG GGGGCCGACCTGTCTCACGTGTTCTGCACCAAAGACGCTGCGACTGTGATCAAATCCTACAGCCCTGAACTAATCGTTCACCCTGTGCT ggacAGTCCTAATGCAGTGGAGGAGATCGACAAATGGCTGCCTAGACTTCACAGCCTTGTGGTTGGACCAGGTCTGGGAAGAGAAGATGTGTTGCTGAGAACAGCAAAG GAGGTGATTGAGAAGTGTAAAGCAAGAGACATCCCCATTGTCATCGACGCa GACGGATTGTGGCTAGTTACACAGCAACCATCTGTCATTCAAGGGTACCAGAAGGGGATTCTCACACCCAACTTTATGGAATTCACCCGACTGTACGAGGCCCTG CATCACGAGTCGTTCGACAGCAGTGACTACCAGCGCAGCGTCCTGCAGCTCAGTGCCATGATGGGAAACATCACGCTGGTGCTGAAAGGAGAGCAAGATCTCATCACAGACGGCAGCAAAG tGTATTCATGCAGCGTGGTGGGCAGTGGGAGAAGATGTGGTGGACAGGGAGATCTCCTCTCAGGATCAATGGGAGTGCTGGCCCACTGGGCTCACGCTGCCTCCACAGCCGGAATCATAAGAGG TGTAAATCCATCAATGGTTGCAGCGTTTGGTGCCTGTGCTCTTACCAGACAGTGCAACAGCCAGGCCTTCCAGCACCACGGGAGGTCCACCACCACCTCCGACATGATCCAGGAGATCGGCTTGGCTTTCAAAAAGCTTTTTGAAAGCTGA
- the ing1 gene encoding inhibitor of growth protein 1, with the protein MLNPANGEPGHVVVKYVEEYLDLVESLPFDLQRNVSLMKELDAKYQDVLKELDEAYERYRRESDSIQRRKLQMSIQRALIRSQELGDEKIQIAGQMVELVENRTRQMDWHSELLVSSQETPESHVPAATTMATTAASLMSTSSATVTPGKPGHHDKKREEATPSLGGGDKSGGKRSRRQKNGENRESYSGMDHTEDVGVGASREKRAKTSSKKKKRSKGKSEREVSPPDLPIDPDEPTYCLCEQVSYGEMIGCDNDECPIEWFHFSCVGLHHKPKGKWYCPKCRGENEKTMDKALERAKKERAYNR; encoded by the exons ATGTTGAACCCTGCTAACGGCGAACCAGGCCATGTCGTAGTGAAATATGTGGAGGAGTATCTGGACCTGGTGGAGTCGCTGCCGTTTGACTTACAGAGAAATGTTTCCCTGATGAAGGAGCTCGATGCCAAGTATCAAG ACGTTCTGAAGGAGCTTGACGAGGCCTATGAGCGATATAGACGCGAGTCCGACTCTATCCAGCGACGTAAGCTCCAGATGTCTATTCAGAGGGCGTTGATCCGCAGCCAGGAGCTCGGAGATGAGAAGATCCAGATCGCTGGTCAAATG GTGGAGTTGGTGGAAAACCGAACCCGTCAAATGGACTGGCACTCTGAGCTACTGGTTTCCTCTCAAGAAACTCCAGAAAGCCACGTCCCCGCGGCAACCACCATGGCGACCACCGCAGCGTCCTTGATGTCCACGTCGTCTGCTACAGTCACTCCTGGTAAACCGGGCCACCACGACAAGAAGCGTGAGGAGGCCACGCCAAGCTTAGGGGGCGGGGACAAATCCGGAGGGAAACGTTCAAGACGACAGAAGAATGGAGAAAATCGTGAAAGCTACAGCGGGATGGACCACACGGAGGATGTGGGGGTGGGGGCGTCTAGGGAGAAGAGGGCAAAGACGTCTtcgaagaagaagaaacgaTCCAAAGGCAAGTCTGAGAGGGAGGTGTCGCCACCAGATTTACCCATCGACCCCGACGAGCCCACGTACTGCCTGTGTGAGCAGGTTTCCTACGGAGAGATGATCGGCTGCGACAACGATGAGTGTCCCATCGAGTGGTTTCACTTCTCCTGTGTCGGGCTGCATCATAAACCCAAAGGAAAGTGGTACTGTCCAAAATGTAGAGGGGAGAACGAGAAGACGATGGATAAGGCTTTAGAGCGAGCCAAGAAGGAGAGAGCATACAACAGGTAG
- the naxd gene encoding ATP-dependent (S)-NAD(P)H-hydrate dehydratase isoform X3, giving the protein MIRNRNVRVTALKQCFMLVFERYHSLGSASQRIMDDDILPLVKSVIPPLTSKKHKGQDGRIGIIGGCKDYTGAPYFAAISALKVGADLSHVFCTKDAATVIKSYSPELIVHPVLDSPNAVEEIDKWLPRLHSLVVGPGLGREDVLLRTAKEVIEKCKARDIPIVIDADGLWLVTQQPSVIQGYQKGILTPNFMEFTRLYEALHHESFDSSDYQRSVLQLSAMMGNITLVLKGEQDLITDGSKVYSCSVVGSGRRCGGQGDLLSGSMGVLAHWAHAASTAGIIRGVNPSMVAAFGACALTRQCNSQAFQHHGRSTTTSDMIQEIGLAFKKLFES; this is encoded by the exons ATGATCAGGAACAGGAATGTGCGTGTGACAGCCTTAAAGCAATGCTTTATGTTGG TGTTTGAACGTTACCACAGTTTAGGATCTGCATCTCAGAGGATAATGGATGATGACATCTTGCCTTTAGTAAAGAGTGTAATCCCTCCACTAACATCCAAAAAGCACAAAGGTCAAGATGGGCGGATTGGAATCATAGGAGGATGCAAAGA CTACACAGGAGCTCCATACTTTGCTGCCATCTCTGCACTAAAAGTG GGGGCCGACCTGTCTCACGTGTTCTGCACCAAAGACGCTGCGACTGTGATCAAATCCTACAGCCCTGAACTAATCGTTCACCCTGTGCT ggacAGTCCTAATGCAGTGGAGGAGATCGACAAATGGCTGCCTAGACTTCACAGCCTTGTGGTTGGACCAGGTCTGGGAAGAGAAGATGTGTTGCTGAGAACAGCAAAG GAGGTGATTGAGAAGTGTAAAGCAAGAGACATCCCCATTGTCATCGACGCa GACGGATTGTGGCTAGTTACACAGCAACCATCTGTCATTCAAGGGTACCAGAAGGGGATTCTCACACCCAACTTTATGGAATTCACCCGACTGTACGAGGCCCTG CATCACGAGTCGTTCGACAGCAGTGACTACCAGCGCAGCGTCCTGCAGCTCAGTGCCATGATGGGAAACATCACGCTGGTGCTGAAAGGAGAGCAAGATCTCATCACAGACGGCAGCAAAG tGTATTCATGCAGCGTGGTGGGCAGTGGGAGAAGATGTGGTGGACAGGGAGATCTCCTCTCAGGATCAATGGGAGTGCTGGCCCACTGGGCTCACGCTGCCTCCACAGCCGGAATCATAAGAGG TGTAAATCCATCAATGGTTGCAGCGTTTGGTGCCTGTGCTCTTACCAGACAGTGCAACAGCCAGGCCTTCCAGCACCACGGGAGGTCCACCACCACCTCCGACATGATCCAGGAGATCGGCTTGGCTTTCAAAAAGCTTTTTGAAAGCTGA
- the naxd gene encoding ATP-dependent (S)-NAD(P)H-hydrate dehydratase isoform X1: protein MQATTTRGFLWSDVETRTLLNIWGEQDIQTALDGNFRNSFVYRDVARRLGAMGFDRTPEQCRVRIKSLKRQFLLAKEGNLRNNGQYHKISKFYDIMESILSSRAVLDPQEMMIEGGAAGEEAVDGLEEDGEDPHDHDVYSETGEGPYPAETEVKLEYPTVPIPIPVKVTVSNNNSSLKPHNNSSHSATTTPVRAAKRTRKRRANFPMEKLMEQFLEQSAQAEDGFYRMEEQRQQAEDRRREAEHSRELHMLQMLGQMFSSISTSRPSSVATPCKAPPAARAPVISSASPSHTRGPFSHLRQPSPQTDCCSQKLLSSDTQALVFERYHSLGSASQRIMDDDILPLVKSVIPPLTSKKHKGQDGRIGIIGGCKDYTGAPYFAAISALKVGADLSHVFCTKDAATVIKSYSPELIVHPVLDSPNAVEEIDKWLPRLHSLVVGPGLGREDVLLRTAKEVIEKCKARDIPIVIDADGLWLVTQQPSVIQGYQKGILTPNFMEFTRLYEALHHESFDSSDYQRSVLQLSAMMGNITLVLKGEQDLITDGSKVYSCSVVGSGRRCGGQGDLLSGSMGVLAHWAHAASTAGIIRGVNPSMVAAFGACALTRQCNSQAFQHHGRSTTTSDMIQEIGLAFKKLFES, encoded by the exons ATGCAGGCGACCACAACGCGGGGCTTCCTGTGGTCAGACGTGGAGACCAGGACTCTGTTGAACATCTGGGGCGAGCAGGACATCCAGACTGCGCTGGATGGAAACTTCCGGAACAGCTTCGTGTACCGCGACGTGGCCCGCAGGCTCGGGGCCATGGGCTTCGACAGGACCCCGGAACAATGCAGGGTGCGGATTAAAAGCCTCAAGAGGCAGTTCCTGCTGGCCAAGGAGGGAAACCTGCGGAACAACGGACAGTATCACAAGATCTCTAAGTTCTATGACATCATGGAGAGCATCCTGAGCAGCAGGGCTGTGCTGGACCCCCAGGAGATGATGATAGAGGGCGGGGCGGCCGGAGAGGAGGCCGTGGACGGCCTGGAGGAGGATGGAGAAGACCCTCATGATCATGATGTCTACTCAGAGACAGGAGAGGGTCCTTATCCTGCTGAGACTGAGGTCAAGCTGGAATATCCAACTGTTCCCATCCCCATTCCTGTCAAAGTCACAGTGAGCAACAACA ATTCTTCCTTGAAGCCACATAACAACAGCAGCCATTCAGCCACTACCACGCCAGTTCGAGCGGCTAAACGCACCAGGAAGCGTCGCGCTAACTTCCCCATGGAGAAGCTGATGGAGCAGTTCCTGGAGCAGAGCGCTCAGGCGGAGGACGGCTTTTACCGAATGGAGGAGCAGCGGCAGCAGGCGGAGGACCGCCGCCGCGAGGCCGAACACAGCAGAGAGCTGCACATGCTGCAGATGCTCGGCCAGATGTTCTCCAGTATCTCAACGTCCAGACCCAGCTCTGTTGCCACGCCGTGCAAAGCTCCTCCTGCAGCCCGTGCTCCTGTCATCTCCAGCGCCTCGCCGTCACACACGCGCGGTCCGTTCAGTCATCTAAGGCAACCATCCCCGCAGACGGACTGTTGTAGCCAAAAGCTGCTGAGCTCAGACACTCAGGCGTTAG TGTTTGAACGTTACCACAGTTTAGGATCTGCATCTCAGAGGATAATGGATGATGACATCTTGCCTTTAGTAAAGAGTGTAATCCCTCCACTAACATCCAAAAAGCACAAAGGTCAAGATGGGCGGATTGGAATCATAGGAGGATGCAAAGA CTACACAGGAGCTCCATACTTTGCTGCCATCTCTGCACTAAAAGTG GGGGCCGACCTGTCTCACGTGTTCTGCACCAAAGACGCTGCGACTGTGATCAAATCCTACAGCCCTGAACTAATCGTTCACCCTGTGCT ggacAGTCCTAATGCAGTGGAGGAGATCGACAAATGGCTGCCTAGACTTCACAGCCTTGTGGTTGGACCAGGTCTGGGAAGAGAAGATGTGTTGCTGAGAACAGCAAAG GAGGTGATTGAGAAGTGTAAAGCAAGAGACATCCCCATTGTCATCGACGCa GACGGATTGTGGCTAGTTACACAGCAACCATCTGTCATTCAAGGGTACCAGAAGGGGATTCTCACACCCAACTTTATGGAATTCACCCGACTGTACGAGGCCCTG CATCACGAGTCGTTCGACAGCAGTGACTACCAGCGCAGCGTCCTGCAGCTCAGTGCCATGATGGGAAACATCACGCTGGTGCTGAAAGGAGAGCAAGATCTCATCACAGACGGCAGCAAAG tGTATTCATGCAGCGTGGTGGGCAGTGGGAGAAGATGTGGTGGACAGGGAGATCTCCTCTCAGGATCAATGGGAGTGCTGGCCCACTGGGCTCACGCTGCCTCCACAGCCGGAATCATAAGAGG TGTAAATCCATCAATGGTTGCAGCGTTTGGTGCCTGTGCTCTTACCAGACAGTGCAACAGCCAGGCCTTCCAGCACCACGGGAGGTCCACCACCACCTCCGACATGATCCAGGAGATCGGCTTGGCTTTCAAAAAGCTTTTTGAAAGCTGA
- the ube2al gene encoding ubiquitin conjugating enzyme E2 A, like: protein MSTPARRRLMRDFKRLQEDPPAGVSGAPSENNIMVWNAVIFGPEGTPFEDGTFKLIVEFTEEYPNKPPTVRFVSKMFHPNVYADGSICLDILQNRWSPTYDVSSILTSIQSLLDEPNPNSPANSQAAQLYQENKREYEKRVSAIVEQSWRDS, encoded by the exons ATGTCCACCCCTGCTAGAAGAAGACTTATGAGGGATTTTAAACG GCTACAAGAGGATCCCCCGGCTGGTGTTAGTGGTGCTCCGTCTGAAAACAACATCATGGTGTGGAACGCAGTCATTTTTGG CCCTGAAGGAACTCCTTTTGAAGATG GTACATTTAAACTCATCGTAGAATTCACAGAAGAATATCCCAACAAACCTCCCACAGTACGATTTGTGTCAAAGATGTTTCATCCAAACG TCTATGCAGATGGGAGTATATGTCTAGACATCCTACAGAACCGTTGGAGTCCTACTTATGACGTGTCGTCGATTCTCACGTCTATTCAG TCGCTACTTGATGAGCCAAACCCCAACAGCCCAGCCAACAGTCAGGCAGCACAGCTGTACCAGGAAAACAAGCGAGAGTATGAGAAGCGCGTGTCGGCCATCGTAGAACAAAGCTGGAGGGACAGTTGA